From the Primulina tabacum isolate GXHZ01 chromosome 3, ASM2559414v2, whole genome shotgun sequence genome, one window contains:
- the LOC142538295 gene encoding uncharacterized protein LOC142538295, producing the protein MEVHPAPGKWVVDQAKGCLQNKLRRLPFIFEKVLELPFHADADVCVEETPESITFTVNTNDISGDIKADTVETFPGVSKIVIRGEGLVEPAGSEFELDLWRIRLPERTMPQLAYAAYGKGELVVTVPKRVEEEITGGGDYGRGTGRVALV; encoded by the coding sequence ATGGAGGTGCACCCAGCACCTGGAAAGTGGGTTGTTGATCAGGCGAAGGGCTGCCTGCAGAACAAGCTGCGGCGGCTGCCCTTTATCTTTGAGAAGGTTCTGGAGTTACCGTTTCACGCCGATGCCGACGTTTGTGTGGAAGAAACACCGGAATCCATTACATTCACTGTCAACACCAACGATATCTCGGGAGATATCAAGGCCGATACTGTTGAGACCTTTCCCGGAGTTTCCAAGATTGTCATTCGGGGCGAGGGCTTGGTTGAGCCAGCAGGAAGTGAGTTCGAGCTCGATTTGTGGAGGATTCGGTTGCCGGAGAGAACAATGCCGCAGCTCGCGTACGCTGCCTACGGCAAAGGGGAGCTGGTGGTGACTGTGCCGAAAAGGGTGGAGGAGGAGATTACTGGCGGGGGTGATTACGGCCGGGGAACTGGAAGAGTTGCGCTTGTGTAA
- the LOC142539352 gene encoding small ribosomal subunit protein uS13z/uS13y/uS13x-like translates to MSLVSNEEFQHILRVQNTNVDGKQKIMFALTSIKGIGRRFANIVCKKADVDMNKRAGELSAAEIDNLMVIVSNPRQFKIPDWFLNRKKDYKDGKFSQVTSNALDMKLRDDLERLKKIRNHRGLRHYWGLRVRGQHTKTTGRRGKTVGVSKKR, encoded by the exons TCGCTCGTGTCGAATGAGGAGTTCCAGCACATTCTGCGTGTGCAGAACACAAATGTGGATGGGAAGCAGAAGATCATGTTCGCTTTGACCTCCATCAAGGGTATCGGTCGCCGTTTCGCCAATATTGTCTGCAAGAAGGCcgatgttgacatgaacaaaAG GGCCGGTGAACTTTCTGCTGCTGAGATCGATAACTTGATGGTTATTGTGTCTAATccccgccaattcaagatcccAGACTGGTTTTTAAACAGGAAGAAGGATTACAAGGATGGAAAGTTTTCTCAGGTGACTTCCAATGCACTGGACATGAAACTCAGGGATGATCTTGAACGCTTGAAGAAGATCAG GAACCATCGCGGGCTCCGTCACTACTGGGGTCTTCGCGTGCGCGGACAGCACACTAAGACTACTGGGCGCCGAGGAAAGACTGTCGGTGTCTCCAAGAAGCGATGA